The genomic window AGTTCATAGTACCAGGGCAGGGTCATGTGGCAATCAATGTGAAGATTAGAGCCGTATTGAATGATGCGCAGGTTATGGAAATCTATCCAATCCTCCTCCCGGTTTTCGTTCAGTATCCTTATTACTTGCTGAACAAGTTTTTTGTCGGCTTCATCCATTACGCCAGAAACGGATTTGCGCAGCAGCTTATACCCGGACCAGATCAAGAGGAGGCCGAACAGGACAGCAATCAGGCTGTCAAGCCAATGCAGGCCGGTAAAATAAATTACGGCCAGTCCTGCTACCAGTCCGGCACTGGTCCAGGCATCACTCAGCAGGTGCTTACCGTCAGAGGTAATGGTGATGGAATTCCATTTTCTGCCATTATTTATCAGGATGAGGCCCATCGTCAAGTTTGCAGCACCGGCAAAAACTGAGATGATGATCCCGGTATCCAGGTGCGTAAGAGCGGTTGGTTCAAGCAAGTTATAGATTGATTTTCCTGCCATAGCCAGCCCTGCTACCAAAATAAGGAGCCCTTCCAGGCCAGCCGAAAGAAATTCGATTTTGCCGTGCCCGTAAGGATGACCGGCATCGCGCGGCTTTGCGGCCAGGCTAACACTGTAGAGCGCAAAGCCTCCTGCGGCAATATTCACCAGTGATTCGGCAGCATCTGTCAAAATTGCATTTGATCCGGTAATAATCCAGGCCACAGTTTTGAACAGCATCAGCAAAATGCCCACAGCCAAAGTTGTTTGGAGCAGCCGGATCTTGCGTTTTTCATGCGGGTGAATAATAGAAGCCATGCCGGATATATAAAGGAATGGCAAAAGTAAAGGCTGCAGACTGGATTAACCGGCACCTCCCGGCCGGCAGGAAAATGGGCAGGGCTTTTGGTTTTCACTTTAATTTCCTTTTAACTTTCGGCCGGCAAACTCTTTCTCTCCGACATTCGTCTACCAGAGAGTTATGGCATGAAAATTTTAGAAGGGAGTTAGCCATGTTTGAAGACGAGCAATAAAATTAAAAATCATTAAAAAGAAAGTACTGTTATGAAAAGATTTGCACACTTGCCCTTGCTTATGTTGATGCTGCTTGCAGCGCCTTTAGCGATGGCTCAGTCACAATCCAATGCATCAGGCAAAGCTGAGATTACATTTGAGAATGATGCAATTGACTACGGAAGTATAGAACAAAACGCTAATGGCGAACGGGAATTCCAGTTTAAGAATACCGGTTCACAGCCCTTGATCATTACCGGTTGCAACGGTTCGTGTGGATGCACAGTTCCCGAATGCCCGAAAGAGCCGATTAAGCCAGGCGAATCAGGAGTGATTAAGGTTAAGTATGATACAAACCGGCTGGGTCGGTTTTCCAAAACCATCACTGTTAATTCTAATGCCTCTGAGCCTGCAAGGCTGTTGCGTATCAGTGGTGAAGTGCTGGAGCCGGGTAGCAAGGAAAACGTCAACTAAAAGGGTGGAAGGAAGTTTCCTCTGATCCGAAGTTTTTCAGAAAGGGAAGTATTCTCGTATTTGCGGGAGTTCTTCCCTTTTTTGTTTAGGGTGCCGCCAATGATTTCAATACTAAAACAACTGATTCTTTGACTGATATCCATCAAATCCTGAAGAAGTATTGGGGCTATGATTCCTTTCGCTCGATGCAGGAGGAGATCATCCGCAGCATAGAGCAAGGAAAGGATACGCTGGCATTGCTTCCCACCGGTGGAGGCAAATCAGTCTGTTTTCAGGTCCCGGCACTGGCACAGGATGGATTGTGTATTGTGGTAACGCCCCTCATTGCACTGATGAAGGACCAGGTGGAGAACTTGCAGGCGCTTGGTATAAGAGCGATGGCAGTCTATTCCGGCATGAGCAAAAGAGAGGTGGATGTGGCGCTGGACAATTGCGTGTATGGAAAGGAGAAGTTTCTGTATGTTTCTCCGGAAAGGTTGCAGACCGAGCTTTTCAAGGCCAGGGCTGGGAAGATGCGCATAAATTTGATTGCGGTTGATGAGGCACATTGTATTTCAGAATGGGGCCATGACTTCCGGCCCGGCTATCTCCGGATTGCTGAATTGCGTGAGCTGTTTCCGGACGTTCCGCTTTTGGCACTTACGGCTTCAGCCACTCCGCGCGTTCAGGAGGATATCATGTTGCATTTAAAGTTCAAGGAGAAGCATGTCCTGAAGAAAAGCTTTGAGAGAGAAAACCTCGTATATGGCGTGGTGCATGATGAGGATAAGCGCAGCAAAATGCAGCAGGTGCTGAAAAAAATACCTGGAACAGGAATTATTTACGCCCGCACTCGTATGGGAGCCGTAAAGGCTGCGGAATTTCTACAAAAGCATGGGATCAGTGCAGATTACTATCACGCGGGCCTCAGTAATGAAGAACGCAACAAAAAGCAGGATGCCTGGAAAAAGGGCCGGACGCGTATAATTGTGGCCACCACGGCCTTTGGAATGGGAATAGACAAAGCGGACGTACGCCTCGTGATGCATGTGGAGTTACCTGAGAGCCTTGAGGCATATTATCAGGAAGCGGGGCGTTGTGGCCGGGATGGGAAACGATCTTTTGCGGTATCGCTCATTACAGAAGACAACAGGCTGGACCTGCAAAGCCGCGTGGAGCGCCAGTACGTGCATCCTGATGTTGTAAAGACCGTTTATCATGCATTGGGAAATTATTTTCAGTTGCCGGTAGGTGCCGGTTTGCAGCAGAGCTTTGATTTTGATTTGAAGGATTTCAGCAAACGCTTTGAGTTGCACCCGGTGAAGGTGTATCATGCCCTGAAACAACTGGAGCGGCAGGACTATCTGACTTTCAGCGAGGCGGTTTTCCTTCCGTCAAGATTACGGTTCCTGGTGGATTATAAAACTTTGTATGACTTTGAATTGAAGAACCTGAAATATGATGATTTGATAAAAACGATTCTCCGCTCTTATGGAAACCCTTTTGATACCTATGTGAATATCAGCGAAAAGGAAATAGCGGAAAGAGGTGGGCAAAAGGCGTCCGGAGTAATTAAACAGTTAAAAGCACTTTCTAATCTTGGGGTGCTGGATTATGTGCCGGTAACTGATAAACCTCAAATTACATTTGTGCAGCCACGGCAGGACAGGGATGCGCTTTCCATTGATAAAAAGGATATAGCAAGGAGAAAAAAGATCCAGGAGGAAAAGCTGAAGGCGGTGGTTGATTTCTTCTATAATGACCGGATTTGCCGGGGACGCAGACTGCTGAACTACTTTGGCGAGAAATCAGAAAAAGATTGCGGCCACTGCGATGTGTGCCTTCGAAAACCGGAAGATATGGATGAGGCCGTGCTGGGCCGGCAAATTTTTCAAAAAGTAGTAGGTTTGTGCAAAGAAAAAAGCTACACCCTTCCTGAACTGGTGGAAGAACTTGAGGATGAGGGAAAAACGAAAGCCGTCAGAGCAATTCGCTGGCTGATAGATAATGATTATATAACTGTAGGAGACAAAGACCAAATCATCCTTTCCTGTTGAAAAAGATACTATGTTGC from Bacteroidia bacterium includes these protein-coding regions:
- a CDS encoding cation diffusion facilitator family transporter encodes the protein MASIIHPHEKRKIRLLQTTLAVGILLMLFKTVAWIITGSNAILTDAAESLVNIAAGGFALYSVSLAAKPRDAGHPYGHGKIEFLSAGLEGLLILVAGLAMAGKSIYNLLEPTALTHLDTGIIISVFAGAANLTMGLILINNGRKWNSITITSDGKHLLSDAWTSAGLVAGLAVIYFTGLHWLDSLIAVLFGLLLIWSGYKLLRKSVSGVMDEADKKLVQQVIRILNENREEDWIDFHNLRIIQYGSNLHIDCHMTLPWYYELKMVHHSVDKIEALVNSEMSTSVELFIHTDPCVPSSCPLCEKSDCAVRQHPYVERLEWRLENVIGNHKHRMEHLSKDP
- a CDS encoding DUF1573 domain-containing protein yields the protein MKRFAHLPLLMLMLLAAPLAMAQSQSNASGKAEITFENDAIDYGSIEQNANGEREFQFKNTGSQPLIITGCNGSCGCTVPECPKEPIKPGESGVIKVKYDTNRLGRFSKTITVNSNASEPARLLRISGEVLEPGSKENVN
- a CDS encoding RecQ family ATP-dependent DNA helicase, which produces MTDIHQILKKYWGYDSFRSMQEEIIRSIEQGKDTLALLPTGGGKSVCFQVPALAQDGLCIVVTPLIALMKDQVENLQALGIRAMAVYSGMSKREVDVALDNCVYGKEKFLYVSPERLQTELFKARAGKMRINLIAVDEAHCISEWGHDFRPGYLRIAELRELFPDVPLLALTASATPRVQEDIMLHLKFKEKHVLKKSFERENLVYGVVHDEDKRSKMQQVLKKIPGTGIIYARTRMGAVKAAEFLQKHGISADYYHAGLSNEERNKKQDAWKKGRTRIIVATTAFGMGIDKADVRLVMHVELPESLEAYYQEAGRCGRDGKRSFAVSLITEDNRLDLQSRVERQYVHPDVVKTVYHALGNYFQLPVGAGLQQSFDFDLKDFSKRFELHPVKVYHALKQLERQDYLTFSEAVFLPSRLRFLVDYKTLYDFELKNLKYDDLIKTILRSYGNPFDTYVNISEKEIAERGGQKASGVIKQLKALSNLGVLDYVPVTDKPQITFVQPRQDRDALSIDKKDIARRKKIQEEKLKAVVDFFYNDRICRGRRLLNYFGEKSEKDCGHCDVCLRKPEDMDEAVLGRQIFQKVVGLCKEKSYTLPELVEELEDEGKTKAVRAIRWLIDNDYITVGDKDQIILSC